The bacterium region AAGCATTAACTGGATTACGGGTAGTTTGGGTTTGCCGACTTCCTGAGTAAAACTGTATTCATGCCCTGGAATACTCAAAATCTGAAATGTCTCTGTTCCTTCACTCCGAGCTCCAAGCTCCGAGCTTGCTCCACATTCATCCCAGAGATACTTGCATCTAAGGTAATACCTGAAGTATCTTCTTTTACAACTATAATCTCAGGCTTTGTAGGCGAAGTAATACCTTCTTTAAATGCTACCCAACCTGCATTACTAATAGTTGGAAATAATATAAATAACATTAAGATAAATTTCTTTAGCATATTAGTATTTGTAACTATTCACCACGAAGGGGACGGAAAGCACGAAGTGAAATTTGATGAATTATCGAATAGAGTCATTGGATGCGCTATAGCGGTGCATCGAACTCTTGGGCCAGGTTTGCTTGACACCGTGAAGAGTGATAATTCACAATTCACAATTGACAATTCACCATTCACCATTATTAAGGAAATTTAGGGAAGAAATTGTGAATTGTGAATGGTGAATAGTTACCAAATTCTTACAATTCAGTTGACAGGGTATTAAATTTTTGATATAATTTTTTCTATAATGGATTTATGCCGACAAAAAAGATTTGAGGATTTATATTCAAAAGAAGATCCATGGGGAATTAAAAATGTGTATGCCGAAAAGGTTCGATTAGAAAATTCGTTTAAATTAATTCCACCGAAACATTATCCACAGATATTAGAATTAGGTTGTAGTGAAGGTGCATTTACCAGTAAATTATTAAATATCGGCGATAAAATTTATGCAGTAGATATTTCTGAAATAGCTATTAATCGATGTAAGACTTATTTTAGTGAATTTGGGGACAAGGTAATTTTTTCAGTCCAAGATATTACCGAATTGAAATTTGAACCTGAAAGTTTTGATTTAATAACTTGTTTAGAAGTAATATATTATCCTCCACGAAATTTCCTCTTAGAAATAGTTGATACTTTATATACCCTTTTAAAAAAAGATGGATATATCTTGATTTCTGTCGGTATTTTACCAGGATATTTTAAATATCA contains the following coding sequences:
- a CDS encoding class I SAM-dependent methyltransferase, whose amino-acid sequence is MDLCRQKRFEDLYSKEDPWGIKNVYAEKVRLENSFKLIPPKHYPQILELGCSEGAFTSKLLNIGDKIYAVDISEIAINRCKTYFSEFGDKVIFSVQDITELKFEPESFDLITCLEVIYYPPRNFLLEIVDTLYTLLKKDGYILISVGILPGYFKYQEFINLVSRRFKIVKIEPVTTNLFKLGGVIKRIPILSKTKIYELAMMITRKFSRQLVRHLAILATK